A region from the Candidatus Hydrogenedentota bacterium genome encodes:
- a CDS encoding DUF1559 domain-containing protein encodes MRLRHGFTLIELLVVIAIIAILAAILLPALARAREAARRASCQNNLKQMGIVFKMYSGESPGEKFPRQKMMACDEPEGEFILNFFDVFPEYLTDAAVSLCPSSTTGNDVVEVYNQADNLANIVIDNVGNSTAIVSPNEQFYPCEPDDGTCSYLYLGWNSTIPGLSDANWAGVIDLDTLLAHPLGLDAALFLGNWQGILDAVGGVAIPATTPAGQTVLNAMDNDFTVSLPTFGNQTIRRVREGIERFMITDINNPAGSAKAQSELPIMGDWVSTDMGQEFNHQPGGSNTLYMDGHVEFIKYPGKWPVNQLMAVLQGL; translated from the coding sequence ATGAGATTAAGACACGGATTTACGCTAATCGAACTGCTTGTGGTTATCGCCATCATTGCCATTCTCGCGGCGATACTGTTGCCGGCTTTGGCGCGCGCACGCGAGGCCGCCCGCCGCGCTTCCTGCCAGAATAACCTGAAACAAATGGGTATCGTCTTCAAGATGTACAGCGGCGAGTCGCCGGGAGAAAAATTCCCACGCCAGAAGATGATGGCATGCGACGAACCGGAAGGGGAGTTCATCCTGAACTTCTTCGATGTCTTTCCGGAATACCTAACGGATGCGGCCGTGAGTTTGTGCCCATCATCCACGACGGGCAATGACGTCGTTGAGGTATACAACCAGGCCGATAACTTGGCGAATATTGTGATCGACAATGTGGGTAATTCGACTGCGATAGTTTCCCCCAATGAGCAGTTCTATCCCTGTGAACCGGACGATGGTACGTGTAGCTATTTGTACCTCGGTTGGAACAGCACGATACCCGGCCTGTCGGATGCAAACTGGGCAGGCGTGATCGATCTGGATACGTTGCTTGCTCATCCCTTGGGCCTAGACGCCGCGCTTTTTCTTGGAAACTGGCAGGGAATTCTCGATGCAGTGGGCGGCGTCGCTATCCCTGCTACCACTCCAGCCGGCCAAACCGTGCTAAATGCGATGGATAATGATTTCACCGTTTCATTGCCAACCTTTGGGAATCAGACCATTCGTCGCGTGCGCGAAGGCATCGAACGGTTCATGATCACCGATATCAACAATCCCGCAGGCTCGGCGAAGGCCCAGTCCGAACTTCCCATCATGGGTGATTGGGTGAGTACCGACATGGGACAGGAATTCAATCACCAACCCGGCGGTTCGAATACGCTGTACATGGACGGGCACGTCGAATTCATCAAGTATCCTGGTAAGTGGCCGGTTAACCAGTTAATGGCGGTCTTGCAGGGTCTATAG
- a CDS encoding amidohydrolase, producing MWVPKWYRDRKKGIESPIPTQVVSNEEFIPRPQTREQAQVEWLIGKLAEEKSRKLGMERRAFLASSMGIATAFMASNMVYGNYWNVAEAETLEPGAYEDKFPKGEYFIFDVQTHFTNGFNLGFRSAPFIRSMGFKLSEDAEAYSFENFVKEMFFDSETSLICISGVPGKEINRGADGAILEGKDRSPGMLGLLPSWLMSERKYELNEIAGSQRALCQGNCAPNHYWDKAANKPAFNELFEQMEREVKQYKIDSWKWYCHMDPAKSGNGFRLDDEAMTYPFYEKSKELGLKTFSIHKGYASQSRMLGHFAHPGDVEKAALAHPDISFIVYHSAMKHGPGEPEFDKDGTFNPETGDFEWHRELMAIKKRNPGMNNVYCEIGSAFGTLAIVHPQLAQHLIGQNIKHYGVDHVIWGTDCLWWGSPQWVIDAFKRLEISDELCEKYGYSKLTKEDKAKIFGLNAARIYGIDVNAARTNFPKDTLSRLKTAYVEQGILRDNAAHGWVRAESA from the coding sequence ATGTGGGTTCCGAAGTGGTATCGGGATCGGAAGAAGGGCATCGAGAGCCCGATTCCGACGCAGGTCGTGTCGAACGAGGAATTCATCCCGCGCCCGCAGACGCGCGAGCAGGCGCAGGTCGAATGGTTGATCGGCAAGCTCGCCGAGGAGAAATCCAGGAAGCTCGGCATGGAGCGGCGCGCGTTTCTGGCGAGTTCAATGGGCATCGCGACCGCCTTCATGGCGAGCAACATGGTCTACGGGAACTACTGGAACGTCGCCGAGGCGGAGACGTTGGAACCTGGCGCGTACGAGGACAAGTTTCCCAAGGGCGAGTACTTCATCTTCGACGTGCAGACGCACTTCACGAACGGTTTCAATCTCGGCTTTCGCAGCGCGCCGTTCATCCGCAGCATGGGTTTCAAGCTAAGCGAAGATGCGGAGGCGTACAGCTTCGAGAATTTCGTCAAGGAGATGTTCTTCGACAGCGAGACGAGCCTCATCTGCATTTCCGGCGTGCCAGGAAAGGAGATCAACCGTGGCGCGGACGGCGCGATCCTCGAGGGCAAGGACCGTTCGCCGGGAATGTTGGGCCTGTTGCCAAGCTGGCTGATGTCGGAACGCAAGTATGAGCTGAACGAAATCGCAGGGTCGCAGCGCGCGCTGTGCCAGGGCAATTGCGCGCCGAACCATTATTGGGACAAGGCGGCGAACAAACCCGCGTTCAACGAACTGTTCGAGCAGATGGAACGCGAGGTGAAGCAGTACAAGATCGATTCGTGGAAGTGGTATTGCCACATGGACCCGGCGAAATCGGGAAACGGGTTCCGGCTCGACGACGAGGCGATGACCTATCCGTTCTATGAAAAGTCGAAGGAACTGGGGCTGAAAACCTTCAGCATTCACAAGGGCTACGCGTCACAATCGCGCATGCTCGGTCATTTCGCGCATCCCGGCGACGTCGAGAAGGCGGCGCTGGCGCACCCCGACATTTCGTTCATTGTCTATCACTCGGCCATGAAACACGGCCCCGGCGAGCCGGAGTTCGACAAGGACGGCACGTTCAATCCGGAGACAGGCGATTTTGAGTGGCACCGCGAGCTGATGGCGATTAAGAAGCGCAATCCGGGGATGAACAACGTCTATTGCGAGATTGGCTCGGCGTTCGGCACGCTCGCGATCGTACATCCGCAACTCGCGCAGCATCTCATCGGGCAGAATATCAAGCACTATGGCGTAGACCACGTGATTTGGGGGACGGACTGTCTGTGGTGGGGTTCGCCACAATGGGTCATCGATGCGTTCAAGCGGCTCGAGATTTCCGATGAATTGTGCGAGAAGTATGGCTATTCGAAGCTGACGAAGGAAGACAAAGCGAAAATCTTCGGGCTAAATGCCGCGAGAATTTACGGCATCGATGTGAACGCCGCGCGCACGAATTTCCCGAAGGATACGTTGAGCAGGTTGAAGACGGCGTATGTGGAACAGGGCATTCTGCGCGACAATGCCGCACATGGGTGGGTACGGGCGGAGAGCGCGTAG
- a CDS encoding alpha/beta hydrolase, whose protein sequence is MLETYIYRVVQGCSIRYDLYRPKITVPAPIIVWIHGGALIGGGRSWTHPVVREMLTEKGYAQVSIDYRLAPETKLPEIIEDVREAFRSICEALPKQCNLDSTRVGVIGGSAGGYLTLMTGFAVVPRPKALVSLYGYGDIVGPWYSEPDPFYCRMPRVSEEEARGVVGGDPISETHRGGPDRFRFYLWCRQTGNWPKEIMGVDPRSDDAAFTPYCPERNVTRDYPPTLLLHGNADTDVPYERSVDMARKLKDAGVEHDFITVDGGPHGFDGRIKQKDWPGEKDSPIGRALLRIVDWFAGRV, encoded by the coding sequence ATGCTGGAAACGTACATTTATCGTGTCGTTCAAGGCTGTTCAATTCGGTACGACCTTTACCGCCCGAAGATCACCGTACCCGCTCCGATCATCGTCTGGATACATGGTGGCGCACTCATCGGCGGGGGCCGATCATGGACGCATCCCGTCGTGCGCGAGATGCTCACCGAGAAGGGGTACGCGCAGGTCTCGATCGATTACCGCCTCGCGCCCGAAACCAAACTGCCGGAGATCATCGAAGACGTGCGCGAGGCGTTCCGCAGCATCTGCGAGGCGCTGCCGAAGCAGTGCAACCTCGACTCCACCCGTGTAGGTGTTATCGGTGGGTCCGCCGGCGGCTACCTCACGCTGATGACGGGGTTCGCGGTGGTCCCGCGCCCGAAGGCCCTCGTCTCGCTCTACGGCTACGGCGACATCGTCGGCCCGTGGTACAGCGAACCCGATCCGTTCTATTGCCGGATGCCGCGCGTATCCGAAGAAGAAGCGCGCGGCGTCGTAGGCGGCGACCCGATATCGGAGACGCACCGCGGAGGGCCGGATCGTTTTCGGTTCTACCTTTGGTGCCGGCAGACCGGGAACTGGCCGAAGGAGATCATGGGCGTTGACCCCAGGTCGGACGACGCCGCGTTCACGCCGTACTGCCCCGAACGCAACGTCACGCGCGACTACCCGCCGACGCTCCTCCTCCACGGCAATGCCGATACCGATGTGCCGTACGAGCGGAGCGTGGATATGGCCAGGAAGTTGAAGGATGCAGGCGTAGAACACGACTTTATCACCGTCGATGGAGGCCCACACGGCTTCGATGGCCGCATCAAACAGAAGGATTGGCCCGGCGAGAAAGACAGCCCAATCGGACGCGCACTGCTGCGCATCGTGGACTGGTTCGCTGGCCGCGTTTGA